In the genome of Candidatus Nanopelagicales bacterium, one region contains:
- a CDS encoding response regulator transcription factor gives MASPTEPIRVFLLDDHEIVRRGLADLINLESDMEVVGEASTKAEALTRIPASRPTVAVLDVRLPDGTGVEVCRDIRSDLPDVRCLMLTSYADDEALFDAIMAGASGYVLKEIRGNDLMSAIRDVASGKSLLDPTATQRVLDRLRQGEHQDQRLQGLSDQERRILILIGDGLTNRQIGEAMHLAEKTVKNYVSSLLAKLGMERRTQAAALAARMAAEDLHKHS, from the coding sequence ATGGCGAGCCCGACTGAACCAATCCGAGTGTTTCTCCTCGACGATCACGAAATTGTGCGGCGCGGACTTGCAGATCTCATTAATTTGGAAAGCGACATGGAAGTTGTCGGAGAGGCTTCGACTAAAGCCGAAGCGTTAACACGAATTCCTGCATCTCGCCCAACCGTTGCTGTACTTGATGTGCGACTGCCAGATGGAACTGGTGTTGAAGTATGCCGAGACATTCGCTCTGATCTCCCCGATGTCCGCTGTCTGATGCTCACCTCCTACGCCGATGATGAAGCGCTTTTTGACGCGATCATGGCGGGTGCTTCGGGATACGTGTTAAAAGAAATTCGCGGAAACGACTTAATGTCTGCAATCCGTGATGTCGCATCCGGGAAATCATTGCTCGACCCCACGGCAACGCAGCGCGTGCTAGACCGTTTGCGCCAAGGTGAACATCAGGATCAGCGGCTGCAGGGGTTGTCGGACCAAGAGCGCAGGATTTTGATTCTCATCGGTGACGGACTTACGAACCGACAAATCGGTGAGGCAATGCACCTCGCTGAAAAAACAGTAAAGAACTATGTATCTAGCTTGCTTGCAAAATTGGGCATGGAACGTAGAACACAAGCAGCCGCTCTTGCCGCTCGCATGGCTGCAGAAGACCTACACAAGCACTCCTGA